GCCGCATTTCAAGGCCGCGCGCCAGGCGGGGCTGGACGTGTGGGAAATGGACGAGGGCATGCTGCACTGGGGTCTGCGCGCGGCGGCGATGGGTCTGCCGTTCCTGCCCACCCGCGTCGGCATCGGCACCGCGATTGCCGAGGATCCGCGCCTGCGGACGGTGAAGAGCCCCTACGACGATGGCGAAACGCTGATCGCGATGCCCGCGATCAAGCCCGACGTGGCGCTGCTGCACGTTCATCGCGCCGACGAGAAGGGCAACGTGCTGACGCTTTCGCCCGATCCGTTCTTCGACGAACTGATGGCCCGCGCGGCCGGTCGGACCTTCGTGACCGCCGAACAGATCGTACCCACGGCGGACCTGGGCCTGCCCGGCAACGCGCGGTACCACCTGGTCGAGCGGTCGCTGATCAGCGGCGTGGCGCAGGCGCCGTTCGGTGCGCATCCCACCAGCGCGGCGCCCGATTACCAGATCGATCTCGCGCACCTCAAGGCCTACGCGGCCGCCGAGGGCGAGGCGTGGGATGCCTATCGCCAGCGCTATGTCGCGGCGGACGAGGGCGCCTATCTCGCGGCGGTGGGCGGGGCGGATGCCATCCGCGCCATTCCCGCGCCGGTCTATTGAGGAGACCCGGCCGATGACGCAAACCACCGCCACCCTGGCCGACCTGCTCGTGGCGCAGTGCGCCGAAGTCTGGCGCGACGATCCCGAATGGCTGGCGACGGGTATCACGCCGATCCCGCGCCTGGGCGCCAGCCTCGCCAAGCTGACGTTCAACCCGCGCCTGATGATCACCGACGGCGAGAACATGCTGCTCGAACAACCGGCGCCGATCGGCCCGCGCGATGGCGGTCCCGTGGTGGAAGGCTGGGCGCCCTATGCCCGCACGTTCGACAACCTGTGGGGCGGGCGCCGGCACGCGCTGGTCGCGCCGGTCCAGATCGATCGCTTCGGGCAGACCAACATCAGCGTGATCGGCGATCACGCCCGGCCCAAGGCGGCGCTGCTGGGCGCGCGCGGCTTTCCGGGCAACAGCATATCGCACCCCAACAGCTTCTTCTTCCCGCAGCACAACCGCCGCGCGCTGGTGGAAGGCGAAGTCGATTTCGTCTGTTCCGCCGGATACAACCCGGCGCGCTGGCTGGATGGCCGCAAGCCGCACCGGCTCGATTTGCGGCGGATCGTGACCAACCTGTGTGTGATGGACTTCGGCGGCCCGGATCACGCGATCCGCCTTGTTTCGCTCCATCCCGGCGTGCCGATGGAGGAAGTGCGGGACAATACCGGTTTCGACCTTGCCGTGCTCGAACAGGGCGTGGGCGAAACGCCTCTGCCCGATGCCGCAGCGCTGGCCATTATCGCGCGGCTTGATCCGCACAATATTCGTGCCGGTCTGATCAAGGGCAATCCTGCCGCCGTTCGTCCCGCGTCCGTTCGCGCCATGTGACGGCTGGCGGCCGAGGGATCGCGGCAAAGCACCGCAGGCTTGCCGCGAAGCTATCGTCCCCGATGTTGACCTCCTTTAACATTGCAATGATTGATAGAGGCGAGAGAGGAACAGGAGCGTGGCGATGAGCCCGGCGGAAATCACCTACGAGACGGACACCCCGGTGCGCTACGATGTGCGCGACGGCGCGGCGTGGATCACGATGGACCGGCCGCGCTACAACAACGCGCAGAATAGCCAGATGACCTACGCGCTCGATGCGGCGTTCCGGCGCGCGGTCGACGATCCCGCGGTGAAGGTGATCGTGCTGGCCGGTTCCGGCAAGCACTTCAGCGCCGGGCACGACATCGGCACCCCCGGGCGCGATGTGGCGCGCAGCTTCGATCGCGCGCACCTGCTGCCCGATCACGTCGGCCGCCCCGGCGCCGAGATGCTCTACACCCGCGAACAGGAAGTTTATCTCGGCATGTGCCGGCGCTGGCGCGATGTGACCAAGCCCACCATCGCGATGGTGCAGGGCGCGTGCATTGCCGGCGGGCTGATGCTGGCCTGGGTGTGCGATCTGATCGTCGCTTCGGACGATGCGTTCTTCCAGGACCCGGTCTCGCGCCTGATGGGCATTCCGGGTGTCGAATACTTTGCGCATGCGTTCGAGCTGCCGCCCCGCGTCGCCAAGGAATTCCTGCTGCTGGGCGATCGGATGCCGGCACAGCGCGCTTATGATCTCGGCATGGTCAACCTCGTCGTCCCGCGCGACGAACTGGAGCAGGCGACCACGGCGATGGCGGCGAAGCTTGCGGCCCAGGCCTCGCTGGGCATGTGGCTTACCAAACAGGCGGTGAATCACGTGGAAGACCTGCGCGGCAAGCGCTCCGCCATGGATGCCGCTTTCCACATGCACCACTTCGCCCATGCGCAGAACGATCTCGTCACCGGTCACGCGCTGGGCGGCGTCACCGGCAAGAGCGCGGCGGCGGACAACAAGGCGGGCGAAAAGGCGGGCGCATGACCGATCCGCTCGCCACGCCTCTTGCCGCGCTGCTCGGCTGCCGGCTGCCGGTGATCCAGACCGCGATGGGCTGGATCGCCGAGCCGGCGCTGGTCGCGGCGACGGTGGAGGCGGGCGGCTTCGGCTTCCTGGGCGCGGCGGTGATGACGCCGGGCGAGGCGGCCGACAAGATCGCGGTGCTGTGCGGCCTGACTGCGCATCCGTTCGGCGTAAACTTCCATATGTTCCAGCCGGGCGCGGCCGATCTGGTGGAAATCATCGTCGCCAACCGCGATCGGGTGCGGGCGGTGAGCTTCGGACGGGGGCCGGACGCGAAGATGATCGCCCGCTTCCGCGATGCGGGTATCCTTTGTGTGCCGACGGTGGGCGCGGTGAAGCACGCGCGCAAGATGGCCGAACTGGGCGTGGATATGGTTGTGGTGCAGGGCGCCGAGGGCGGCGGGCACACCGGTGCGGTGGCGACCACGGTGCTGCTACCGCAGGTGCTCGACAGCGTGGGCATTCCCGTCGTTGCCGCCGGAGGCTTCGCCGACGGACGTGGGCTGGCGGCGGCGCTGGCTTGGGGCGCGGCCGGCGTGGCCATGGGCACGCGCTTCCTGATGACGCGCGAGAGCCCGGTGCCTGACGCGGTCAAGCAGCGCTACCTTGCCGCCGGGACCGACGACATCGAGGTTACGCGCACGGTGGATGGTCTGCCGCAGCGGATGATCCGCAACAAGGCGTTGACCCGCCTGGCCGTCGGCGGCGCGCTGGCCTCATGGCGCAACGCGGTCTCCGCTGGCCTTGCGATTAAGCGTGCCACCGGCGCATCCTGGGGCGAAATCCTGCGCGCGGCGCAAGGGATGCGTGTGCACGGCGGCTTGACGCTCGCGCAGGCGATGCGTGCTGCCGCCGCGCCGATGCTGATCCAGCGCGCTGTGGTATCGGGTGACAGTGAGGCTGGGCTGATGGCCACCGGTCAGGTCGCCGGGCGCCTTTCCGATCTCCCCTCGGTAGCTGACCTGCTCGCTGCGATCGAACATGACGCGCGCGCGCGGCTGGCCGCGCTGTCGCCTGACCCCACGCCCTTGAGCCCCAACCACTTGAGGATGTCCGCCTGATGCCGGTCCGAATCCATGTCGCCGACCGTATCGGCGAGATCATTTTCGATCATCCGCCCGTGAACGCGCTGGGCAGCGCGGCCTGGAACGAAGTGCCCGACATCGTGACCGCGATGGGGCGTGATCCCGACGTGCGCTGCGTGCTGATCCGCGCGGAAGGGCGCGGCTTCTGTGGCGGCGTGGATATCAAGGAGATGCAAGCGCATCCCGAACGGATCGTGGCGCTCAATCGCGGCAATTTCCGCACGTTCCAGGCGGTGCGCGCGTGCGAGGTGCCCGTGGTCAGCGCGGTGCATGGCTTCATCATCGGATCGGGCATCGGCATCTGCGGCGCGTCCGATGTGGTGATCGCGGCCGATGACGCGTTCTTTTCGCTGCCCGAGGTCGATCGCGGCGCGATGGGCGGGGCCAGCCACCTGATGCGGATGTTCCCCCTGCAGAAAGTGCGGGCCGCGTTCTTCACCGGCGGCCGGATAGACGCGGCGGAGGCCTGGCGCCTTGGCGCGGTCGAAAAGGTCGTCCCGCGTGAAAGCCTGGTCGCGGAAGCGCGGGCGTTCTGCGCGGTGA
This window of the Novosphingobium sp. EMRT-2 genome carries:
- a CDS encoding CoA transferase subunit A, producing MLDKRMPLDAIVAELADGMTIAIGGWATRRKPMALVRAIARSGLKDLTVIAYGGPDVGMLAACGKLRRLVFAFVSLDHIPIEPHFKAARQAGLDVWEMDEGMLHWGLRAAAMGLPFLPTRVGIGTAIAEDPRLRTVKSPYDDGETLIAMPAIKPDVALLHVHRADEKGNVLTLSPDPFFDELMARAAGRTFVTAEQIVPTADLGLPGNARYHLVERSLISGVAQAPFGAHPTSAAPDYQIDLAHLKAYAAAEGEAWDAYRQRYVAADEGAYLAAVGGADAIRAIPAPVY
- a CDS encoding CoA-transferase subunit beta translates to MTQTTATLADLLVAQCAEVWRDDPEWLATGITPIPRLGASLAKLTFNPRLMITDGENMLLEQPAPIGPRDGGPVVEGWAPYARTFDNLWGGRRHALVAPVQIDRFGQTNISVIGDHARPKAALLGARGFPGNSISHPNSFFFPQHNRRALVEGEVDFVCSAGYNPARWLDGRKPHRLDLRRIVTNLCVMDFGGPDHAIRLVSLHPGVPMEEVRDNTGFDLAVLEQGVGETPLPDAAALAIIARLDPHNIRAGLIKGNPAAVRPASVRAM
- a CDS encoding enoyl-CoA hydratase → MSPAEITYETDTPVRYDVRDGAAWITMDRPRYNNAQNSQMTYALDAAFRRAVDDPAVKVIVLAGSGKHFSAGHDIGTPGRDVARSFDRAHLLPDHVGRPGAEMLYTREQEVYLGMCRRWRDVTKPTIAMVQGACIAGGLMLAWVCDLIVASDDAFFQDPVSRLMGIPGVEYFAHAFELPPRVAKEFLLLGDRMPAQRAYDLGMVNLVVPRDELEQATTAMAAKLAAQASLGMWLTKQAVNHVEDLRGKRSAMDAAFHMHHFAHAQNDLVTGHALGGVTGKSAAADNKAGEKAGA
- a CDS encoding nitronate monooxygenase family protein; amino-acid sequence: MTDPLATPLAALLGCRLPVIQTAMGWIAEPALVAATVEAGGFGFLGAAVMTPGEAADKIAVLCGLTAHPFGVNFHMFQPGAADLVEIIVANRDRVRAVSFGRGPDAKMIARFRDAGILCVPTVGAVKHARKMAELGVDMVVVQGAEGGGHTGAVATTVLLPQVLDSVGIPVVAAGGFADGRGLAAALAWGAAGVAMGTRFLMTRESPVPDAVKQRYLAAGTDDIEVTRTVDGLPQRMIRNKALTRLAVGGALASWRNAVSAGLAIKRATGASWGEILRAAQGMRVHGGLTLAQAMRAAAAPMLIQRAVVSGDSEAGLMATGQVAGRLSDLPSVADLLAAIEHDARARLAALSPDPTPLSPNHLRMSA
- a CDS encoding enoyl-CoA hydratase family protein; amino-acid sequence: MPVRIHVADRIGEIIFDHPPVNALGSAAWNEVPDIVTAMGRDPDVRCVLIRAEGRGFCGGVDIKEMQAHPERIVALNRGNFRTFQAVRACEVPVVSAVHGFIIGSGIGICGASDVVIAADDAFFSLPEVDRGAMGGASHLMRMFPLQKVRAAFFTGGRIDAAEAWRLGAVEKVVPRESLVAEARAFCAVIAGKSRKALVTAKEALNGIEPRDVDHGYRFEQGFTLEMYLHEDSQRARDAFVDTGKAAAF